In Helianthus annuus cultivar XRQ/B chromosome 9, HanXRQr2.0-SUNRISE, whole genome shotgun sequence, the following are encoded in one genomic region:
- the LOC118481688 gene encoding probable receptor-like protein kinase At5g38990, whose product MDSGTGDSSISAHQCVRFSLADIQSATNNFDDVLIIGHGGFGKVYKGCFHTDETSQVVAVKRLDPMSNHGAREFRAEIEMLSKLRHRHLVSLIGFCDDNKEMILVYEYIPLGTLYEHLHLAYTPLSWVERAKIAIGAARGLDYLHTGTLQGVIHRDVKSSNILIDENWAARISDFGLSKIGPTNQSISYVDASVKGTFGYLDLEYFYIEK is encoded by the coding sequence ATGGACTCTGGAACCGGAGATTCATCTATTTCAGCACATCAATGTGTCCGTTTTTCTCTAGCAGATATTCAGTCTGCAACTAATAACTTTGATGATGTGCTAATCATTGGACATGGAGGATTCGGAAAGGTGTACAAAGGTTGTTTTCATACAGATGAAACTAGTCAGGTAGTGGCGGTCAAACGGCTGGATCCTATGTCCAATCATGGGGCACGAGAATTTAGGGCTGAAATCGAGATGCTCTCTAAGTTGCGTCACCGTCACTTGGTGTCTCTTATCGGTTTTTGTGATGATAACAAGGAGATGATCCTTGTTTATGAGTATATTCCACTTGGCACCCTATACGAACATCTACACCTAGCTTATACTCCTTTAAGTTGGGTGGAACGTGCCAAGATAGCAATAGGTGCTGCACGTGGGTTGGACTACCTTCACACAGGCACCCTACAAGGAGTCATACACCGTGACGTAAAGAGTTCAAACATTCTTATAGATGAAAACTGGGCGGCTAGGATTTCAGATTTTGGGCTGTCCAAAATAGGCCCAACCAATCAGTCGATTTCTTATGTTGATGCGAGTGTCAAAGGTACATTCGGGTATCTTGATCTAGAGTATTTCTATATTGAAAAATAA